Proteins encoded together in one Bacillota bacterium window:
- a CDS encoding ABC transporter permease subunit, with the protein MRKAFANNWDLYLLLVPVIAYFIIFAYWPMFGVQIAFKDFKSAPGIWGSPWTAQHGLKHFIRFFNSSQFINIVWNTISISIYSLVARFPIPIILALLINELKSVKFKKTVQMVTYAPHFLSTVVLVGMISVLFSAPSALMETGGIVNTIIIKLGMQPIKFVTDPGWFKHLYVWSGIWQSTGWGSIIYIAALAGIDIQQYEAAMVDGATKMQRLIHVTLPGIMPTAITLFILDVGKIMNVGFEKVFLMQNGLNLSAAQVISTYVYDVGLKGAEYSFSTAVGLFNSAINFALLIAVNNISRKVSETSLW; encoded by the coding sequence ATAAGAAAAGCATTTGCAAATAACTGGGATCTGTATTTGCTGCTGGTGCCAGTAATTGCGTATTTTATTATTTTTGCATATTGGCCAATGTTTGGAGTGCAGATAGCGTTTAAAGATTTTAAAAGCGCACCTGGAATTTGGGGCAGCCCTTGGACAGCACAGCATGGGCTTAAACATTTTATAAGGTTTTTTAACAGCTCGCAATTTATAAATATTGTTTGGAATACGATTTCCATAAGTATTTACAGTTTAGTTGCAAGATTTCCAATTCCTATTATTCTGGCGTTACTTATTAACGAACTTAAAAGCGTAAAGTTTAAAAAGACAGTTCAGATGGTTACATATGCGCCACACTTTTTATCAACTGTAGTTTTGGTTGGCATGATTTCCGTTCTGTTTTCTGCACCTAGTGCATTAATGGAAACTGGCGGTATAGTCAATACGATAATTATTAAGCTTGGGATGCAGCCTATAAAATTTGTTACTGATCCCGGTTGGTTTAAGCACCTTTATGTATGGTCTGGTATATGGCAGAGTACAGGTTGGGGCTCTATTATTTATATTGCTGCTCTCGCAGGAATAGATATTCAGCAGTATGAAGCTGCTATGGTTGACGGTGCTACTAAAATGCAGCGCCTGATTCATGTTACTCTTCCTGGCATCATGCCTACTGCTATTACACTATTTATACTTGATGTCGGCAAAATCATGAATGTTGGTTTTGAAAAAGTATTTTTAATGCAAAACGGTTTGAACTTAAGTGCCGCCCAGGTTATTTCAACATATGTTTATGATGTTGGACTTAAAGGCGCTGAATATAGTTTCTCAACCGCCGTTGGCTTATTCAATTCGGCTATCAACTTTGCTTTGCTGATTGCAGTAAACAATATCAGCAGAAAAGTTTCCGAAACGAGTTTGTGGTAA